One Harpia harpyja isolate bHarHar1 chromosome 11, bHarHar1 primary haplotype, whole genome shotgun sequence genomic window, TGGTCTCCTTCCAGCAACTCAGACTATTATATCAGAGCTGTTTATGACCTGAGCTACCTCGTGAGCAATAGAATCCAGATTTTTTCTTACAAGGACGTCTTCTATGACTTGACTCAAAAAGGCCGTGAGTTTCGGGATGCCTGCAAGCTGGCCCACGCCCACACAGGTATTTCTGCCCCTTTCTCGCCAGCCCGGCCTCCCAGCTGAACCTCTCCCCCACTCGCATCTGGAGCAGCTTGGAGGGGGTTTGCAGCATGCACTGGCCAGAGGGTTACACATTCAACAGAGTCCAAGCTGCCGATCAAGCACACAACTACACGAGCTCTCTGGAGGGGCAGGACACATCTAACATTGATCGTTCTTCTACGCAGATAagataataaaagaaagaaagatgttgCTCTCCAGTGAGAAGGAACTTGACAAGATCCAGAAGAAGAGACACCTGGATTTTCTGGACATTCTTCTTTGTACCAAGGTGAGTGTTTGAAATAATCATATCAAATGCCAAAGAACATACCTGCCTGGCACCGAGGATGGATCAGCAGGGAGCTCATCACCCCTGACTGGAGTTGCTGGCAAGTTTCCCCACTCCAGATTTCCTAGCTCAGGGAAAGGTGGattgaaagggaaggaaatacaaATGTGTGAGATGCAGTGACTGAACATACAAAACTCAGACAGACTTTCATCTTCCTTGTTCATTTTCACTGAGCACATTAATAGTTTAAAATAAGTTAGCTGTCAGAAACCAGAGAAGAATGGGTTCTTTGAAAAGGTTACAAGGAGGTCACCATGGCTATAGTCCTCTTAAGAGGTTTTGTTTCTTACCTTCTGTAGTTTTACCTTCACACACGTCTTCAGATACTCTGGACAGAAGCTGCCTTTTTGGTGTTCAGGAAGGAGACACATGCTGTGCTCACTCTGTCCTTCTGGAGCCACTGCTTTCTTTTGTGTCTCAATCTGAAACAAAAGTCATCCAAACCAAACTACTGAAAAACGTAATAGGGACCCGTGGTAGGGGATCAAATAGGGTGTCCTTCTGAAGGGCTGGGATTGGGTATCCCAACAAAGCCCAACTTTGTAGCTCTGTTGACTACAGAGTCGGTAATCAGCAGGTCTCACATATATTGGATATATTTTCTACTGGCTTACTTCCTGATGTACAGGGAGATACAAGAGACACCAAATCGGGCCCTTCTTCTTCATCATCCAGGGTTCTTTTTATACCCAAAGGAGCAAGTGCTATTAATGTGCACTCAAGAAAGATATACTCTCCTCTTTGTTAGGATGCAAATGGAGTTGGGCTATCCGATGAGGACCTGCGTGCCGAGGTGGACACGTTCATGTTTGCAGGTCATGATACCACGGCCAGCGGGATCTCCTGGCTTTTCTACTGCCTGTCATTATACCCAGAGTACCAGCAACGGTGCAGGGAGGAGATCCAGGGGATCTTGGGAGACCGAGATACCATTGAGTGGTGAGCTAGGACTTCTTATTCCTTTACTTTGAACTCTTTTCACTTATCCtttaaggcctttgacacagtccccaacatccttctctctaaattggagagatacagatttgatgggtggactgttcagtggaagaggaattggttggatggtcacatccagagggtagcggtcaatggctcaatgtccacatggagatcggtgacaagtggtgtccctcaggggtccatattgggaccagtactgtttaatatcttcatcaatgacatggaCAGTTGGATCGAGCGCACCTTCAGCGAATTTGCACAACACCAATCTGAGTGGTGTGGCTGACATGCCTGatggatgggatgccatccagagggacctggacaagcttgagaagtgggcccatgtgaacctcatgaggttcaacagccaagtgcaaggtcctgcacctgggtcggggcaacccctggtatcaagaCAGGCTGTGGGATGAAGggattgacagcagccctgccgagaaggacttgggggtactggtggatgaaaagctggacatgagccggcaatgtgtgctcacagcccagaaggccagcTGTATCCTGGGCCGCATAAAAAGGAGCGTGGCCAGCAggccgagggaggtgattctgctcctctgagaccccacctggagtactgtgttcagcacTGAGGCCcacaacataagaaggacatggacctgttggagcgtgtccagaggagggccacaaaaatggtcagagggatggaacacctctcctatgaagaagggctgagagttggggttgttcagcctggaaaagagaaggctctggggagaccttattgcagcctttcagtactgaaaggggGCCTATAGGAAAGATgtggacaaactttttagcagggccttgtgataggacaaggggtgatggttttaaaccaaaagagggtagatttcaactagatataaggaagaaatttttacaatgagggtggtgaaacactggagcaggttgcccagagaggttgtagatgccccatccctggaaacattcaaggtcaggttggacagggctctgagcaacctgatctagttgaagatgtccctgcttactacagggggtttggactagatgacctttaaaggtcccttccaacccaaattcttctgtgattctatgatcctgAGAAGGAAACTTCATCTACCTTATATTGCATCTGCACTGGGGCATTTTGCTTTTCACGTAGCAATGCTGGCAGCAAAGGGAGGACTAGGAGAAGGAGAAACCCCGACAGAAGATGGGAGACATGGCAATCCAGTCCACCCAGtgtgcagcacaggctgtggctgctggTGTTCCCATTGCTGTCACTCAAACACAGCCTGACCCCCTGGTTTGCTTTCAGGGAGGACCTTCAGAAGATGACTTACACCACAATGTGCATCAAAGAGAGCTTGCGTCTATTCCCACCGGTTCCTTCTGTGTCCCGATACCTCTCTAAACCTGTCACATTTCCCGATGGACGCAGCTTGCCAGCAGGTCTGTTGAGTTTGTTCATCTTTCATGCTGCTGTCCGTGAGAAGTGGGGCATCCTTGCTAGAGCTGCTGGGGGACGGGGGGCTGGTGGGGTTTCCagtctctcttttctctccaaaGGGCTGTACAGAGCCACCACAGCTTGCCATCACAGTGAGCCCAGAAGGGTGGCCAGAAAGAGTCCAAGGACATGCTCCAGGGCACCGTGGGGGTTCACAGAGCTCAAAGGGGACTTGCAGAGTGTTGTTGCTGGCCAAGAGTAAAAGTTCAGCCACTGGTACCAAAATGGGGCCCAGCTCTGAGGCCATTGTTTCTTCCATGTGAGGGTTTCAGGAGGTGACCTGCCTGGACAGGCTGGGCATCAGCCCTGCCAGATCTCCTGCAACAGCCCCTACAGAGCCCAGGGAGGGAAACACCTCTCCTGGGTCTTCACTCTGAGGTGTCAtgagcttttttccatttttcttttacaggctGCCAGGTTGGAGTGAACATATTTGCTATTCACAGGAACCGGGATGTGTGGGAGGACCCTGAGGTATTTCACCTTTATaacaagaaaaggaagatgatCTCTGAGCTCAGACATCCACTCCCCTTGAACAAGGCAGCCTGTGACTCCCTGccatgttttctttccctcttgtTCCAACAATCCATATCTAAATGCAAAGTTCAATGAAGTTACCAAACATCCCAAAGGCTTTGGACATGACAAAGTGCTGGGAAAGGATGTTGAATAGTCTATCTTTATGCATGGTGACACAGATCTACTCAGACTGCTTTCAGCTACCCTGGATAGACTTAGGTCCCAGCGTGGTATGAGAAGTCCCAAGCCCTCCAGGCAGTGTGTGATTTGAAGCTGATATCTTAGAGGCTTCAAGGAAAGAAATAGCTGGGAAACCTGAAGTAGGGTGCACAGCTGCCTCTCTCCAGTGGCTGTCTGGAGAGCCAGGATCAAGCGTTTCTGGACTGGAGGGAGTCTGACTTGATCATTGCTGCCATGGATGATAAAACACCTGCAGGCATCTTGGGTGCTGTAGTGGGTCATCTGGATATCTCCAAGATGAAGATCCACACAGCCACCAACGTCCTCTTCTCATCCACCCAGTGGCTTTGTAGACAGATGCCTGTCAGCTGCAGCTcccccaggagcagcagaggccaCATCCAGCCCTACCTTGGGGACCAGGAAAGAACCTTCTGCTGCTCATATCAGACCAAACACTGACCAAACAGCCTTTGTTTCTCCCACAGATTTATGATCCCCTGAGGTTTTCTCCAGAGAACTCAGCACAGAGGCACTCCCACGCTTTCCTACCTTTCTCCGCTGGATCCAGGTGGGACATCATTCATCTCTCTCCTTCCCCGTAGGTTGCCTTGCATGGGAGACCTAGCTCAGAGCCGAGCTCCTGAAGCTAATGCTCCAGAGCATTTCCCACACCCCAAGCTCTGTGGTCACGGTAGAGTTTCACACACTTTTCTTGTGGCTTTGTGGAGatgtttacattttctgttgCCTGCATTGGGAACACAGGCTCCCTTGTTTCAGGGTGAATCCTCAGTGCACCTCAAAGCCAAACCGGGTCCAAGTCTCTGTGGTCCCCATGCTGTATTCATACACAAATCCAGGATACCGAGGTCTCGGTAACTTGCAAGAGGAGATAGATACTCCACACAGAGCCAAAAATAACCTTTCTGAGGTGTCTGGGTCTTTAGCTGGATCCATGCCGCTCTTTCTAGTGAAGTAAGCCctggttctctctctctcatacctTTTTTCAATGCTTATTAATAAAAAACAGCAATACCCCACAGCAGAGCTAGGTGCATTTTGGTGGAGCATCAGGGGATTCCTAGGTAAGATGTGGCATCATCCTCGCAGCAGCTGGAGGTCCCCCAGCTCGCACACGGGCTGAGCCCAGCTCAGGGGTGGTCGGGGATGAAGGCAGCAATTGCGGCATTTGTCATCCTCTCTCCAGGAACTGCATCGGGCAGCAGTTTGCCATGAATGAGATAAAAGTAGCGCTGGCCTTGACCCTGCTCCGCTTCGAGCTCTGCCCCAACCCGTCCATGCCTCCCACACTGACACAGCAGATCATCCTCAAGTCCAGGAACGGGCTCCACCTGCATTTGAAGAAGATTCACTGATCCCAGGGGGTACCACAGCAGGAAGCAAGAGCTTTCCCAAGGACCACCCTCCACCCAGAGCTTTAAGAGGGGGACACCAAACAGACCCACCCTGGCTTACCTCAGACCTCTCCCACATTAACCCCCCCCTCGCTGCCATTCCGGGGGGGCACGCTGAGCCACCTCGCGCACACCCCGAACCCAGCAGGTCCAGGTCCCCTCCTTGCACGGGGAGCAGCACTGCCGAGGGGGTTTCACAGCACGGCTGTGACTCAGCCTCCACCTCCACGGGCAGCCTCCGTGTCCCGCTCATCTCCTCACCTCCAACCTGCACGCTGCCTGGCGGGACTTCTGTCACCCGCCCGCGTATTTGCACCATTGCCAGCTCCCCGCTCAGGCACGGCAGCGAACAACGCCGGCGTGGTTTGCACGGCTGTCTAAAGCCTGGCCGCTGCCCGAGCACAACAACCCTTCCCTGCCTCCAGCCTGGGTGAGCCAGGGCAGGAGAGATCCTCCCCACAGCCACACTGCATCCCCACGCACCACCCTCCGCATTATTTCCCCTAACCTGTTCTGGGGCAGGCACCGTGCCTGCCATTATAGAGATGAAGGCCAGCGGGTTTTTCTGCCCTGGCACTGAACTTCCTTGAGCTGAGGGTGCTCAGGAGCCAGCGCAGAGACATATCACCAGCTAACCTGGAGAAAGCACTCGCTGCACCGAAAACAACATGTGATCAGCCTTATCCTCCTCGCTGAAATGAGAATAAAGCCTTGTGGAGCTGCTGCTCTAATGTGGTTTGGCTTCCTTTGCAtttggggggccgggggggtaCAGGATGAGTCCCAGCAGCCCATAGGCAAGGCTGTGCCCAAGGGTGCAGCCCTGCAAGTGTTTTCTCAAGCCGCAAGGGCTGTTTCAGTGGGTTTGCACCCTGCTGAGGCTGAGGAGCCTGTTTCCACTCCTCCTGTGCCATGGGTCACCAAGCCCTCACCTCTGCCTCTGGGAGTTTCTGTGGTAAGGAAGCAACTGAAATGATCTGAggtcaaacaaagcaaaacagaaatcacCACACCCCCTCCCAAATGCTGGTGGCAAGAACAAAatcagcttgcaaaaaaaaagtctcaagagGGAGCACAAGTCCGTCTCAAGCCCTTTTCTGCAGAGGCTGAGAACTGACCACTCAGCACATGAGTGAGCTGCCCAAGGGGTGCAGGTGAGTGCTGGCCCTGGCGTCGGGCTGTTCTGGGGGTGCAGGGAACCGCTGCAGGCCCTCGTCCCAGCATCAGCCATAGGTGGGCTCCCAGACCAAGGGGGACCATCTGGGTGAGCTGCAGGTCCGGGGTGGGAAATGGATCACTAGGTGGCAGTGGGAGACGCAGAAAAACCCAGAGCCTTCCCTGGTCCCTGGCAAAACACCCTGGGCATGGCAGGGAGCATGGCCAGGCCCAGCAGGGCAGCTGATGGGCCCCATCCTTGGGAGTatcccagtccccatccccaccctcaGCTGTGCGGGGCAGCAGAGCAGGCACTGCTCCGTCACGGTCCCCACATGATGGTGGTACTACTCACAGCACAGGGAAAGCTTGTCACTGCGAGTTCCCCGGGGCATTCAGCAGGCATCAGGGGAAACTGAGACATGGAGGGCTGCACACACGCCATGCCATGGTGAGAGACAAGGCTGTTTGTCCAGCTTTCAGGTGATAGCATCACCAGCATCACTGCAGGCACTAACATAGCCAAACCCTGTCCGTCTGTCTGGGTAGCTCACCTCTGCTGACGGCCAGACCAGGACAGCCAAATCTGAGCATCTCCCCATCTGAATAAACCCCCACGGCCCCCTGCTCCCTTTGTCCGCTGCCTGCTGCATCCTCAATTTGAGAAACAAGACTCCTCTAGGGCTGGATCTGGACCTTCGTTTTGGCTGTCTCGGTACCTAACGGGACAGGGATGCTGTGAATAACCAGCAAGGTGcagcttgtatttattttgcaaggcagctggagatggagttcctcttctccccactccctccccttCTCACCCCAGGAAGAGACTGGGTGCAGGCTGTGTAGGTGCTGATGCCACCATCCTTGCATTGCTGCTGGACTCAGGCTGGTCTCAAAGGTGGGACTCCAGCtgtcctcctccccagctccagcgcAGCAAGGCCGTTGGAGGGCAGCAGTTTGATGCAGCTTTTCATTACTGGCCCTATTTGTCGGACGTTTCAGCCACCCATCTGGGAACAAGCAAGCCGCCTTGCAGCTCTGCTCATCCACTCTCCGGCTTGTGGTGCAAGCAATGAGCTTGGGGAGCGCTTAGCCACAAAGACCCAGCCCAGTCTCCTTAGTAGTGGGTTGCAAAGGAAAGTAGGTGGCACTTGCCGATGTCCCCATGGCATCTTCCAGTTTGGGTGTGGGGGGATAAGGCCAGAGCAGGAATAGTTAGATCTGATGAGGACCCACGTCTGCTGCCCATCCCTGTCTCTGTACGATGCCCTGCTTGGCCTCCCAACCCTGTGTTTTGAGGCCATCACCCTACTCAGTGCCATGACCGAGGCTGCTTATTTGGTTTCCAAGAGTCCTTCTGACTCTTACGAATGGCCAAACCCTAACCACTTCCAGCGGAGACCTTGCCTGGGGAAACCACTCTGGGAAATCCTCTcgggaaagagaggagaaactactgtcattttttaatgcaaaaaaaaggaTCATTTTTCCAGGCAGTTCTGATAATAATTGAGGTAACCTGAGCCAAACAGTTTAAAGTCTCCTCCTTGTTAAGAATCACGCTTAACCCAGGTTTGCAGTTTGAAGAACCAAAGCTTTTGGGGGAAGATCTCGCAGCACCGATGCATTGCAGAGCCGTAACGCAGTGGCAACCAGGAgaaaattcttccattttcagcTTATCCAGGTCAAACCGGGCAACCCAAACATCCCCCCTGCCTTCAAATGCTGGCAGTTTCTGGACAGCAACATGTTTGAGATAACCTCCTCTGCCAAGCCACCACTAAACAGCTTCaagagcagcaaaaagcagcGCAAGGAGCCGGGCAGCACCCTGTGACACAGATCTAATCGCCCAAGCATTTGCCCCAAATGTTTCCCTGCCAGTCAGTGACATTTCTGCGCCGTCTCGACTCTCCCTCCATCACCATGGCTACAACAGCCACCAATCCACTGGCGAGTCCTTGCAGGGTACCACCAAACCCTCCGGGAGATGCTATGAGAGCCAGCCCCTTTGGCAAGGAGACACTTTGGGGACCCCGGGACAGCCCATAGCACCAAAaattcccctttttcttccttccctcctcctttttattttctctttttctttttatttttttcttctttttttgaagcaCAAACAATGGAGCTAAAAGGTTGGGTATCAGGCCGATAATCATGAATGACGTGTCGTTATTACACACCACACATTCATTATCTCCCACTCCAGCCATGTCACAGGCGGCTGGAGGAGGGCAGATAACGGGGTGCCTTCATGCAGATGGCTTATTATCAGGATGTTCCAGGAGGGGTTTTAAGACAGTTAGTGATGCTGTTTGCCAGTTAAAGATTAGAGACCCCAGAGAATAATTAACAATCCCAAAACCCAGTTTTTCTGCTGGATTCTTCtgctttctcccccctcccccatcctCTTTAATCTATTCACTCTAGCAGGTGTAATAAAGCGATAAGGACAGGCTCCGGGGATGTTTGTTTGGCTACTACGGGTGTATAAACCAACAATGGATGGTATTTTACTTCTGGCTTTCAGTGGCTTGAATCGAGACCAAAAACTTTGCAGCCCCCTTGCCCACACACAGCCACCCCTACATGCTGCGCTCCTGGCTCCCACCTGGGTGGCTGGGCTCCTTCCCTGGCTCAAAGGACCGCAACGGTGGGACAGGCTCCCTTTTTGCTTCTGGAGATCCAAATCACATCGCTTGGGTGTCAAGGTGCCCAATGCCAGGACATAAACCCCAGGCTACATTGCTTGggcccagggctggagctggtggTCCTTCCAGCAGCAGTTTACCTTCATACAGCAAGTCTTTAATTAAACTACCTTGGAAAAATTTATACGGAAGGTGTCTACCTGCCCAAGCTGCTCCAGGGTTGTGGTCACAGCTGGAACAGAAACATCTTAAACCTCCATGGCTAAACAGCCTCAGGAGACATGAGGGAGGCATCAGAGTAAAGGCACCCTGTTATCTGGGGGTCCAAGAGATGAGCTGCACCCTCCTAGGCCATAAGGGAAAGCTGCGATACATCTTGTAACGAGGTGGTAATGCAAAAAGACCACCCTGAATATCTTCTGCCCAAAAGGAGACTATCCTGTCCACAGCAGGTCCCAACCCTGAAAGTCTTCCTGAAGCCCAAGCTTCAGAGATACTGACATTACAGAGTGAGGGGTAGGATGGGGTACCCACGGGTGTCCTTCCCCTTCACCGGTGGGTGTGGGGCGACTTGTGGAGGACACGGTCACCCCCTGTGCTGCATGGAGAGAGGTGCTGGGGAGGATTTGGGCCCCAGGCAAGTTGGTTCAGGGCCCTTCAGATGGGTCACCGAGGCTGTCGGAGGTGCCCATCACCTGGGGGCTATCAGGTACAGCCCTGGCTCTGGAGGCCATCCCCCAGCTCACAGGGTCAACGCAGCGGGTGCAAGCATCGGGATGCCAGAAGTTGCCTTCCCGATCACGCTCATCCTGCCGGGGAGGGATGAGACAGCATTGTGCTTTAAAAAGCATCCCCGACCCTATCAGCGAGAGATGAGATATCCTAATTATGGCAGTACAGGCGAGGATCCGGGCCGTATCAGCCAGAACAGAAAGGTAAACAAGAAATATAACAATGGACCCTTAACACTCATTAGCTGTGTCAGATAATACCTCACTTTTCTCCCTTTGGGGCTTAAAATCTAATTAAGATTTTCCAACAATAAATTTCATTTATGCTcgcttccttttgttctttttaggATCACACTGAGAAGCAGCCATGAGCCAGCTGCACGGCTCGCGGGAAGGCAGCCCGCTTCACACAGCCAGCCTTGGGTCGTGCTTGACGgacaagggaaactgaggcaggacgGCATCACAGACTGTGCGGAGGTGAGGTCCCACTGGTGAGGTAACACAGTGGCTCTTGCAAAAGATGTTTTCCCTGGGAAAATGAACTCTGAAGGGGCACTGGCTGGGATGAGGCCAAGCATCAAGGTTCCTGGGCTAGCCCAAAACGTGCAGCGGTAAAGCCCCATCCCTCTGCTTGCTTGGACCTATGACTGCAGGAGGGATCCATGGGGAAAGGGACCCACTGATCCCCCAGCACACCTCCACTCCAAACCCGCATCCAGGCACTGCCAGGGGAATGACTCCGGCATTCGTCACATATTCAGGGTGTGCACAGGGCAGGGAATAAACTCCCGCTGTTACTCATTATAAGGATGCCGTTTCTAACTCCTTTTGCAACCAAGAGGTAAAAATTAATGGGTTCCCCTCCTCTCGCCACACCCCCAACCCAAGTGCTGATGCAGCGGGAACATGCAATGACTAATCCTCCTTAAACCCTGCTGAGCAAAGCATTACCACTGAACTCCGGGGGTCTTGTTTTTTCCAAACCGGCGTGACGTTCGGCACCTGCGAGAGAAAAGTCAGGGGAGCAGCGTCCATCAGGGGCACGAGTGGGGAGGTCCAGGtcccagcctggggctggctcAGCCTCCAGCTGCCCAAGGGAAGGTGGTAGAAGGGAACAGCTCTGACGTGATGCTGGGGACGGCAGCTGTCGTGCCTCTGAACCCGAGGGCTTGACCCCTCCAACccttctgcctgttttcttctaccCCCATGCAATTTCCTCAACTGGAGCCAT contains:
- the LOC128148279 gene encoding cytochrome P450 4B1-like, whose product is MASLLDNIARPSAVVLQLSVVLGVIFVLLKVAQFYKERKKLIKALEAFPGPPKHWLYGHNHLLNTTKILNQIVSWGEEYPYAFPRWLGPVLPSLVIHHPEYAKSICGQTDSKSDVPYKFLVPWIGQGLLNLGGTKWFQHRKLLTPAFHYDVLKSYVALMSESVKVMLDKWEKKNTERKSVELFQDISLMTLDSIMKCAFSCNTNCQTQSNSDYYIRAVYDLSYLVSNRIQIFSYKDVFYDLTQKGREFRDACKLAHAHTDKIIKERKMLLSSEKELDKIQKKRHLDFLDILLCTKDANGVGLSDEDLRAEVDTFMFAGHDTTASGISWLFYCLSLYPEYQQRCREEIQGILGDRDTIEWEDLQKMTYTTMCIKESLRLFPPVPSVSRYLSKPVTFPDGRSLPAGCQVGVNIFAIHRNRDVWEDPEIYDPLRFSPENSAQRHSHAFLPFSAGSRNCIGQQFAMNEIKVALALTLLRFELCPNPSMPPTLTQQIILKSRNGLHLHLKKIH